A single window of Nicotiana sylvestris chromosome 3, ASM39365v2, whole genome shotgun sequence DNA harbors:
- the LOC138887601 gene encoding uncharacterized protein, translated as MHKTLRVMRATETERVKLDAYHLKGVAYSWFELWEDSREEGNPPMRWSEFVDAFIDHFLLAEPNAVLAAKFENLTQARRNVWEYHMEFSYVSKYAIHMLPTMEARVRRFVQGLNPLTINEASTAAWNYDMNYGKMVAFSQAIENCKLKNKMEREGNRKTRSTSNMEASPDVVTGILTVQSHDVYALIDTSSTLSYVTPFVAMEFGIELDELHEPFSLSTPVDELPGIPPDREIDFGIDVMPDSNEGGVTVQNRAESSLVADVKDKHFNDPLLAQLKEGIHKHKTTAFSFGMNDGTLQYQDRLCVLDIDGLQERIMAEAHTSRYSVHPGSTKMFHDLREVYWWNDMKRDVADFVARCPNCQ; from the exons ATGCATAAGACCCTTAGGGTGATGCGTGCAACTGAGACAGAGAGAGTAAAGTTGGATGCCTACCAtctgaaaggggtggcctattcctggtttgagttgtgggaagatTCACGTGAGGAGGGTAACCCTCCGATGAGGTGGAGCGAGTTTGTTGATGCCTTTATTGATCATTTCCTGCTTGCCGAGCCAAATGCAGTCCTTGCAGCAAAGTTTGAGAATCTGACGCAGGCTAGAAGAAATGTGTGGGAGTACCATATGGAGTTTTCTTACGTGTCTAAATATGCTATtcatatgttgcccacaatggaagCCAGGGtgcgtcggtttgttcagggcctaaatcctttgactattaatgaggcttctacagCTGCATGGAATTAtgacatgaattatgggaagatggtggCATTTTCTCAAGCCATAGAGAATTGTAAATTGAAGAACaaaatggagagagagggtaacagaAAGACCCGGTCTACGAGCAACATGG aggcttctccagatgttgttacaggtattctgactgtccaatctcatgatgtgtatgcacttattgacacAAGTTCCACCTTGTCatatgttaccccttttgttgctatggaatttgggatagaactGGATGAGCTTCATGAGCCATTTTCATTGTCTACTCCGGTGG ATGAGCTCCCTGGGATTCCGCCagacagggagattgattttgggatcgatgtgatgccag actctaatgaaggaggggtaaccgtgcagaatagggctgaatcatcgctcGTGGCGGATGTGAAAGATAAGCATTTCAATGATCCGTTGTTAGCACAATtgaaggaggggattcataaacacaagaccacagctttttcctttggcatgaatgatggtaccctacAGTACCAAGATCGCCTATGTGTTCTGGATATTGACGGTCTTCAGGagaggatcatggcagaagctcacacttccaggtactccgtgcacccaggttctacgaaaatgttTCATGATCTCAgggaagtttattggtggaatgacatgaagagggatgtggcagactttgtggctagatgtccgaactgtcagtaa